One Corvus moneduloides isolate bCorMon1 chromosome Z, bCorMon1.pri, whole genome shotgun sequence genomic window carries:
- the LOC116437875 gene encoding heat shock factor protein 5-like, which produces MAELPLPAGLDASTFPAKLWRLANSPRVRSVRWDTQGRGLLIDRALFEQELLSSAGVQGPAPRTFRATQFRSIVRQLNRYGFYKVPGRAGVAVPGDAGAIVHYGNPWFRHDRPHLLLCIRRCARAKRQRPAAGREGRRRRRSRSQEPRGAGETRWELWA; this is translated from the coding sequence ATGGCCGAGCTGCCGCTGCCCGCCGGGCTCGATGCCAGCACCTTCCCCGCCAAGCTGTGGCGCCTGGCGAACAGCCCCCGCGTCCGCTCCGTGCGCTGGGACACCCAGGGCCGGGGGCTGCTCATCGACCGCGCCCTctttgagcaggagctgctcagctcgGCCGGCGTCCAGGGGCCGGCCCCGCGCACCTTCAGAGCCACGCAGTTCCGCAGCATCGTGCGCCAGCTGAACCGCTACGGCTTCTACAAggtgccgggccgggctggcGTGGCTGTGCCGGGCGATGCCGGGGCCATCGTCCACTATGGGAACCCCTGGTTTCGCCACGACCgcccccacctcctcctctgcatCAGGCGGTGCGCCAGAGCCAAGAGGCAGCGACCTGCGGCCGGGCGGGAGGGGCGCAGGCGCCGGCGCAGCCGCTCCCAAgagccccgcggggccggcgAGACGCGGTGGGAGCTGTGGGCGTGA